The nucleotide sequence CCGTCGCTATCGCCGTTCACAAGCACGATGGCGGGAGCGGCGTCGGGATAGTACCACAGGCGCGCGAGTGGGGCCTGCGGCGCGCTGGCCCACTCTAGAATCCGCACGAGCAGTTGCTGCTGCAGGTCGGCTTGCGGCAGATCGAGCAGCGTGCGGTCACGGTAGCCAATGAAGAGGTCGCTAGGACTGTAGAGGCCGTCGCCGTCGGCATCGGGATTGGGGCCGGTGCTCGCCTGTTCGCGGCGGCCTTGGTGGAAGAGGACGGTTGACGTTGCCAGGTCGTACGTGAAGACGGCGAAGCGTCCCGCGCCGTAGGCGCCGGTCACAATTGCCGGATAGGGCAACGCCCAGTCTCGCCCGGCGATCCAGGCCAGCACGCGCTCACGGCCGCCATATTCACCGTACATGTCCGCCGTGCCGTGGAATTGCAGAAAGTCACCCAGCGCCGCAAACCACAGCGGATGGTCGCGCTCCGGCGCGATGTAGGCTTCGTTAGCCGTGCGCCGCTGCTTGTTTGCAATGCCAAGCTCCACGGCGGTCTGCTCAGAGGGACGCAAGAAGACCACCGGCGTGCCCTGCCGCAGCGCCTCCAGCGCCGCCGCTTCCGCACCCGTATCCTCACCGCACGGCGCGACAATCACCGCCAGCCGGTCTTTGACAGCGCTTGCCTCCAGCGGCGTTTCCCGCACGTTTCGCTCCTCCGCGCCGGTCAGCCCCTCGGCATAGAGCATCTCCAGCTCATAGCGCCCAAACGGCGCAACGTCGGGATCGTAGCAACACAAGGGCGGGAGAAGAGTTGTAGCATTCTCAGTATTCATGCATTCTGTCTCACTTATCGAATTTGCGGTTCCGTTCACCCTTCGACGCCGCTCAGGGCGAACGGAACCGCTTCTCTATTACTTTTGGGGAACACTCCTAACCTTGGGGACACCCCTAACCTTGGGGGCACCCCTAACCGAGTCTGACCCGCGTTGGCAGAACCAAATAGCACCCGCAATCGACCGCACGAGCGAACGCTAAAGATCATGCGACCGTATAGCCACAGTCATTTGTGAACTCCAACACAAGCACTCAAGTACAGTACCGTATTCACTCAAGAACGATACGGCAATCACTCAAGCACGTTACCGTAATCACTCAAGGATCTTACGGTATTCACTCAAGGACAACTCCACGCTCTCACTTTACCGTTCGCACTGAGCTTGTCGAAGTGTGAACGGTAGGCGATCAATGCCAGTCGGCTAAGGATCGCACCCACTGCGCTCAGTTCGCCACCGCCGCTGACCGCAATTCCGCCGCGTTTTCCTTCACCTTCACAAACGCATCGGCGATGTCGTCCATGTCCTCTTTCGTGCCCAGGAAGGCCGCCTGGCCAATCCAGAGGCTCTCCTCACGGCAGAGGCGTTCAGCCTCGGGGCACTCCACCTGGCGGTAGTCCATCTCGCGGCCGTAGTAGTGGCTGGTGAGCGGGAAACCGCTGCGCAGCGCGCCGTGCAGCGCATCCTGGAAGAGCGGGTGCTTGTGCAAGGGACGCACGTAGCCGATGCTGCACGGGATGCCTTCCGCGGCCACTGCCTTGGCGACGAGTTCGCGCGGCGCGCCTGCGAATTCTTCGGCGTTCATGAATTTGAAGAGAAAGATGTGAAGCGCGTTGCGCTTCACAAACGAATCGACCCGTACGTTCGCCAAACCCTCGATCTCGGCCAGGCGCGAGGCGAGGTAGGTGGAATTCTCGTGTCGACGCGCCGCCCAGTCATCTAAATTAGGGAACTGCGAGTGCAAGATCGATCCCATGATCTCCGTCATGCGGTAATTCCACGAGAGCACCGGAAACTGCGTGTCGATGGGATCGTTCAATTCGTCATCCTCAAGGTCAACGTGCGAACGCCAGAAGTCATGGGCGTAGACTGCGCGCTTGTAGATGTCCACGTTGTTCGTCGTCACGCAGCCACCCTCGCCGCTGGTGAGATTCTTGCCGGCTTGAAAGCTCCAACCGGCCGCGTCGCCCAGCGAGCCGAGCTTGCCCTGGGCATGCATGCCGCCGTGGGCGTGGGCGCAGTCTTCCAGCACGAGCAGACCGTGCTTGCGGGCAATGGCGTTGATGGCGTCCATATCGGCGGCCATTCCACCAAAGTGCACCGCGAAGATGGCGCGGGTCTTCTCCGTTATGTGGTCTTCAATCAGAGCGGGATTTAGGTTGTAGGTCTCCGGATCGATGTCCACGAAGACCGGCACGGCGCCCACCTGCAGCGGCGCGCTTGCCGTCGCCATAAACGAATACGGCGGCACAATAACCTCATCGCCAATCTCGACCCCGGCGGCACGCACGGCCACTTCGAGGGCGGCCGTGCCGCTGCTCACGCAGAGGCCGTAGGCGCAATCATGGTAGCGCGCAAACTGCTGCTCGAATTCTCCCGTGCGCGTGCCGCCGCGCCGCCGGTTCCACTGCGCGCTGCGCAGCACGTCCGTCACCGCGTCAACCGTTGCGTCGTCTACCAGCGGCCAACTGCCGAAGGACGTTTGGCGCAATTTAGAACCACCGTTGATAGCTAGCTTTGCCACGACCAAAAGACCTCACATTCCTAATTCTTAGAACACTCGTTTTCGCCGTAAGTGTGCACTATAGTATCATGACCAAAAGGGCGCGCAAGGGGACAGAAAGAATATGAGCGGTAGAAGAAGCATTAGCCGGCGCTAAGCCGCGCGAAAAAGCTGTGGAATTTGGGATGTGGAGAGTTTTGATCTTGCGAATTAAGGCGCCCCATAAGGACTTGTCCGACGCTTTCGTAGATTTGAGCCATGCAGTGGTTGAGGCTGAAGAGGAGGGCTTTGCGCTACCTTCCGACCTGGCATTAGCCAATGCTAAACGCCTCTTGCGAGAGCTGTACGAGATTGCACCCCAACGCTTCGAAGTGTATCCCACACCGG is from Chloroflexota bacterium and encodes:
- a CDS encoding DegT/DnrJ/EryC1/StrS family aminotransferase, whose protein sequence is MAKLAINGGSKLRQTSFGSWPLVDDATVDAVTDVLRSAQWNRRRGGTRTGEFEQQFARYHDCAYGLCVSSGTAALEVAVRAAGVEIGDEVIVPPYSFMATASAPLQVGAVPVFVDIDPETYNLNPALIEDHITEKTRAIFAVHFGGMAADMDAINAIARKHGLLVLEDCAHAHGGMHAQGKLGSLGDAAGWSFQAGKNLTSGEGGCVTTNNVDIYKRAVYAHDFWRSHVDLEDDELNDPIDTQFPVLSWNYRMTEIMGSILHSQFPNLDDWAARRHENSTYLASRLAEIEGLANVRVDSFVKRNALHIFLFKFMNAEEFAGAPRELVAKAVAAEGIPCSIGYVRPLHKHPLFQDALHGALRSGFPLTSHYYGREMDYRQVECPEAERLCREESLWIGQAAFLGTKEDMDDIADAFVKVKENAAELRSAAVAN